The genomic interval TTGATGACAGAGTCTTTGAATCTGCCTGTAATTGAGAGTTGAAACAGACTAAAATGCGAACGATAAACAGGAATTTTACAGCCACGTTTTAACGACTGATCACGAATTCCCAAAAGGCTTTGAACAGTGGCATTTGCTCCTTCGTGTCTCAGACTGTTTCAAAGTCAGTGGAGCTGAATGGGTTTATGTTTAACCTTTTTCATGCGCAGAACCAAGTAACTCTCCTTTAATGTCACTTAACAGTTTTTATTAACTTCGAAAAGCTCTGCGTTGATTACTACTCACGCCAATAGCGTTGAAAAAAATGCTGGtgtcataattttctttcaattgaatactaaacaaaagaaataacgCCTCTCCATAATGTTAAAAATCAGAGATTTCCAAACACACAGGAGATACCCCTTATTCAGACTAacgtcagaaaaaaggaaaaaaggagaaaagctAAGTAAACATAAGAAGACGACATAAGCagttagatttatttttaaaatttttggaatcgcttgaaaTCTCTAAGCAACATCATTGTTCAGCTGCCGGGCACTGCCTATATAGTCGATGGGTAGGTTTATATGCTAATGAATTCCTGTTatgctttttttctattttgtttttgctttttgcttttcttaGGTCAACGGTGTTATAGTTAGGTGTATATTAAGTTAGGAAAATGAATCCTTGAGTGCACTAGCTACCTTCAACGTTGCTCCCACCTAAGAAATTACGAGATGAGATAAACGAAAATAGGTTTAGATTACTTTTAACAAATTGACATCTGCCGGTGTCTCCTGGCGCAAactaatggggtatccaagttacgcacgcaatAGCGCCTacgcattaccttctccctcgcccttccatttcataatggctaagatagtgcctgCAGtgcagttggccgcgcatgctaaaagtagcaccttacACGGTCAGTCATACGGCCTAAAGTCCAAAtattttcggcttgatgggttaatACTATTTCCTATAATTATGGCAataatgtcaaaatgtggtaagaacgaAAAAGTAGCACACGAGGTGCAGTCGAATgagtcactgatgttcttaccgcATTTTTCAACGGCAACATGgtatctatttgttttgtacGATAGAGGAGCAAAAACTGTCAGTGTTGATGCTATCTATGCGTTTGTCTTCTAATAAATCATAAGCCAGAcccaatcaaaatgcgtgttTAACTCAGCTCGTTATATAAAGATCAACTGATACTAGCAACTCCATTTACAATTACTCCGGGGCAAAATAAAACAGGTGATGTCACAGGTGTTGAGCCACCCGcctatttatattttattttatttgaagtcTTCTTCTATCAGTTGAGGCCTGTTGGTCTAGTGGCATGATTCTCGCTTAGGGTGCGAGAGGTCCCGGGTTCGACTCCCGGACAGGCCCGATACAGTTAAATTTTGGAAACtctcaataataattattgatttttttcccctCCATTTCGTTTCCTGTTTCTAAGTCCAGTTCCAAGGTTCCAAGATTCCCAGATGCCCAGATACGCTTTTACAGACAAGGGATAGCGCATTGATTCTGATCTGAAAATTCGGCGCATTAGATGGTAAACCATTCTTATTTTACCTGTTATATAATTTCATGGAAGAGGTTAAAGACTTCTTTGTAACAAGGGTTTTATTTGTGATCTGTGCTTCCAAATTTACCTCTCTTGGTAACGATTAATAACCCAGAGGTTATGAGGGTAAAAGGAATGTCAGCCATCGAACTGACCACTTCCGGCGGAAGCAAGCTATATAAGCAGGAATACATCACAGCTGTCCTATTAAGACTACAAAGCTATCAAGAGAGTATTATCCTGCTCATAAACAACGCCTCACAAGTTAAGTACAACGACAACGTGAAGCATGAACACGACCTTGAAGCAGACACACATGCTTTGAACCATTTCTCAATTTTTCATAGTCCAGCGGATTGCATCATTATTGAGTTTTTTCTCTGTAGAAATCTTAAACAGAACTAGAAAACCAGTCTGACTGAACCGgagaaaaatttttctcaaaaaaatgtgttttctagatttttttaTATCTAAGTTGATAGCTTTCAGTTGTTTAACCTACTTCCGAGTAGCATGATAATTTTCGAGCGTTAAGTCTGGCACATTATGCCGTTCTCCTCTACCCACGAAAACAACGTCTCGCAGAAGAATAAGGGGCAGGATGGCGAGACATTCTTGATTCAAAGACTGCTGGGTTTTACGCAAAACAGAGCCACTGAGGTTTGTGGACCACTCCGTAATTGTATGGCCAGGTTACTAAGTtggtttcaaaatggcgaccttCATAGCCAAGTTTAAGATTGGtgctttaaaaaacaattttcggGTCCTTCCCTTTGGAATCTCAAAACTCACTGAAAAGTTAGTTTTTATGTATTCTTCTTTAATGACagagttgaaaaaagaaattgcgcGATATTTTTCAGAACAAAATTCTCGTTTGCATTCAAAAGTGTAAACAATAtctttgaaaagaaaggaaacagaTTCATCCGACTTTGAACAATCCCGGGTTTGTTTTACTCAGCCCAATTagtaaaacatttttctttcttttttataacGGATAAGGATTACGGTTATCTGTTATCGTGAGGACTCGGATTTATTCTATGATGTTCGTCCTTCAGTGAGTGGGTGTTTCCATATACATGTCAATTGCTGATAGGCTTTGGAAAGTTTTTCTCTTCACCCGTTTTAAAAAAGCGTCTGTACTCGAGTCTAGTGACCCATCCAGCCGCAGCCCACAGCTCATCCCGGTCTCCCTACCATGAAACGACCAGGAGTATgactactcccccctggatgatgtgctagtccatcgcaaggttacATGAAGCAACGTCACCTTAGACAACATCTTCGGTTACTCTAGGGGTGGGCATTTCCTTCTattcatgattaaaaaaaaagtaaaaaaataaacgtttttTTCTCATGGTGAGGCAATTACCTGTATTGGTTTCATTATTCGGAACCAATTCCCACTAATGGGTGCTAGTGGTTGTTAGGGTTTGCTTTGACTGCACTGGTTGACTGGCACGTAAAATATTTCCTATTATTATGATTTTCCAGACCGATACCGAGAAAACCTGGTAACCACAAATTCTCGCTACGTTTGCTGGGtagaatttcaaaatggcgaccacGAACAGGCCATAACTTAAAAAAAGTTGCATAACGAAGATTGTCGGAAAAAGATCATAGTAAGAGTGTAATCGCTTTTGAATCATGGCAGCAGCACGGGCAGCTCttaattttgtggaaaaagCAATCAAGAGCCACAACGTAGTTGTTTTCTCGAAGACAACTTGTCCTTTTTGCATAATGGCAAAGCAAACTTTATCGGAAGCCGGCATTCAGAAGATGCAAGTGTACGAAATTGAAACAAGGGAAGACGGTGCAGATATCCAGGTAGAAGTGTAAAATTAATAACAGCTTAAGTTACGATGCGGAAAGATTTCCTTACAACCAAATACTATTATAAAACGAAACCTGACGGCTCTAAACGCCAGCTGTATCATGATAGTTTTttttcgctgtttttttttattattatgtaaacctctaactcctaagatctcattcGTAATTCTcctggtaaaatttccgcacagccccatactacattatgcattcagttcttggattgagaaaaaaacgacaaaaacaatacattgccctTGGGAAAACAGAGCGGAATTTTACcctttctccttactgtctgccatacagaTCTttttatgttagtttggagaatttggtattggatcaagttaTATTAATCCcctaataaatatttttctttattctcatcgcttgtcCGCTTGACAGTgtattcatattgtaaggaaaaattctgtcttggtcactcacgggagttaaagggttcattaaGAACTGTGTTCTTAGTGAAGTATAGGGTTCAATAGAAGTCTTTCTGATGATGCCAGGCCTACATTCGTGAGCCATTTTTCCAGTAATGATGAAGTTTTTTTGCatattgatattatttttttatcattacaattTTTGTGGACTGCAGATACCAGgtcttcccctcccccccctccccaccaaCCATGTACACATCACATGCTTCTTCATCAATTTTAATTCCCCTTGATTTTATTGCCATAAATATTAGTGCAGTGTACACTCCACCTTATGGTGACAATGGCTCAGTCTGAGTGGTATGAATGTGAACAACCACTACTTGCCATCctttacccccccccctcccccccctttcCGTGTAACCAAACTAATTTTTGAAACTcagaagcctttttttttctcctgagTTATAACTATTCAATATATTATTTATACAGTAAATCAGCAAAAGCACTTGATTATTTGAGATCTTGCTTAacttggtttttgttttcaagccATGACTGTTAGCTTTTAAAATAGGTTTTTTTCTCAATTATCTAAAATGTAGATTCTGTATTTCTCTGCATGCTAGTATGAACTCCCCTTTACAGAAAAAACAAGTACTCTCCATGTTGGAAATGATCTTCCAGATGATTTCCTAATTTATGGGgaactgttctttttttaggaAGCTTTGAAATGTTTGACAGGAAGAAGCACAGTACCAAATGTTTTTATTAAGGGCACAAGTATTGGTGGTGGGTCAGAGACTGCAGAATTATACCAGTCAGGACGACTCACAGAAATGTTACAAGAACAAGGAATAATTAAGTGAATATAtctattaaattttaaatgacTACATGAACCTGCTCAAAGAAAGAAGGGTAGATGAGAGTATGAATTATCTTCATTGTTGTAATTTCTGTCAGCTTagtgacaaggaaaaaaatgacaacagtGGATCAATATGGACAAGAAGGGAGTAACATACCAAGCCATATTTGACATGTGGAAAaaggatcaaatttttttttcctattcaaagAATTGAATGGTGGTCCCTAAAGCATTCAGTGTCctttttccaggtttttaataaattgaaataatttattgtattgttgtttctcttttcttatgTACTGCCCAGATTAACAATGTCATTTGCATCATGTCTGTGAAGTCAAATAAGAAATCAAATATGAAATCAGGTTTCAGCTCCTTGATGTagaagtgaccagcatcaacACAGTGGCAAAATGAGTGCCCATGCTTGTAGCTAGTGAGAAATTTACGCGAGAAATGGAATGGGTTGACAATGTAACACTATAGTAACACTATCAAGGCAAAATGGTGGCATTTTTAACATTTCCattgcttgttttcattttgcaagGATAGGCCTAAACCAAAATGAACCTTCTTAGTTAAAAATCTCTCTCAACAGAAATGTATTGTTGCAACAGGTGTGAATTTAGTGACTGAGGTTGAGGAGCCATAACATGTCTATGAAGTTTGTAGCACACGCTTTTGCTTTATCACTTCTTGTCATTGCCTCCTCAGTAGTCAAAGCCCCcagagaaaaagtttttttatctGGTAGAAAAACCACCACAACTTAATTTTGAAGAAGAATCAAAGCTCATGGAAAACGTAAATGGCTTCAAGTAGAGGTGCAAACATACTCATTTTGCTGCTGTCACTGACATCAACAAAACATATAAATGCTCATCTTCACAGACTTTATTTCCATTATTTGctctaaattttactttaagTTAGTAATCCAAGATGCATGCAACCAGCATAACACAAAACATACATCTacatgttttgttaattttaaaactCAACTTTTTCGTCTTAATTACTTACATTAATAACATTAAACCAGCGTTTCCTAAGTCAAAAAAAATCTACAGCTATAATCAACATTAATTTACAACcaagatacaaaacaaaactcaTACAAAAAATAAATCACATTCCTAATTATATATTCAAATGAAATCCAGTATTAATTTCATTCAGGTAGAGTAATAAGTAATTTGTTCCTGTTTCATTACATTGTAATGATTTAACTTTTGTGTGATAATATATTATGTTACTCTGTAATTTATTACccataaatcttaaaaaaaattgaaataagtatGAATTAATAACATTTACCTAACAtatattattttcctttaaagaaagGTTCAACCAAAATTGGTAAATCTGGTATTGTTGTACTTAGCTTTTTcattcttgaaatatttgtaatataTCATAACCACTCTCAAGTTTAGGAAGtaaattaagaaatataaaggaaaaagtAAACACTATAATTTCCAAGAAATAGTCATTGAATATAATTGCACTGTAAAATctaattttttgaatttttccaaCTGTTCAAAGGGTCAATTTGAACAATGCCAGGTCTGATATTTACTCAAAAGCACCTTAAGGCAACTGCAAAAAGTgagtttaaaaacaaacacaaggaAAAACTTTTCTGAGGCCAGCTCTCGTCAttaactcaaaaaaaaaacagtaactACTCATGTTCATCAAAATGCTACCAAAGCTGTAGTACTAAGGAAAACATTTATaacaattttcagcaaacaCTACCTGATCCGAGCAATTACTCAACTACAACAGTAGCATAATAAGTTTAAAGGCCAGCCTAAAACTTTGCATCATAATTTCAActcttattttcaaattttcatgcaTTGCATTTGCTGCTTTCAAACTGCAAAACTTCATATTACATTGTCTCTAAATTCCTCATGCATGGCATTTACTGCATTCAAATTGCAAACATTCCTAACAAACTTTGTCAAAAACCTACAAAAGCAAACCACACTTCCTGACCCTCGAATTAAAAGCCTGAAGAGTTCTTTCTCTTCACTGGTCATTTGCCTTTCAAACTATTACTACTAATTACATACCTATCTAACTTCACTTGTTCAAAACTAATACGTTTCAATCttgaagtttttcattttttttttttttacaaccaaCCTCTATAATTTTTAACGTTCAGTTGTGATGTGataatattttaatgaattcaGCTGTCAACCAAATTGTTAGAAATCCTCTCTCATTTGATAATCACCTAAGCACACAAAAcgttttccttccttttcttcccTCTCTTCAATTTTTACTCAATAATTTAACCCAGTAAATAATTAGAATTAATTCAAACTTCATAATTTGTCTCCCAACGTCACCTAGTCCCAAACAATCATTTCCCTCAATCATTTGTTGTTGTATTCATCAATTCACATGGTCATTCAATTGTTTAATTatacattcattcattcactaAATCCATCCGCTCTGTCATTCAAACTGTAATTGCAGCAAAAGTATACAAAAATAACGTTCTAttccaaaaataattaaaacatttgTATAAAAACAAGTCCTTAAAATGCTAACAAGTAACAAACAAGACAAACATGACTGAAAGTGAAGGAAGCACATTCACATCTTGATATACTATTCCTCTTTGGTCCTTTTTCCACATTGATCATACCTTTGGTTGAAAATTCAAAACCCTCACTGACCAAGTAGcaaactccccccccccctcaattGCAAATCTCATTTGCCTCTAACATGTATTTCACACTCAGATCAATTGAAACATGATGCAGAAAACTGCTAAGGCCTTTGcttaaagagcaaaaaaaaaaatatattgcattCTAGCAAGTCAAAGTGATCGTGCTTTCTACAATTAAAATGCTAATAATCATAAATCAGTTAAAGCTCCCTGAATTCTATTTACATACATTTTGGTTGATCTGCTGTCCTCTGTAATCCATGGAaataaaatacatatttttacGATAACAATTACAATGCTAGGGGGTAAAATTATCATATCATTCATCTCTGTTGATTCTGTGTGATTGTACTGTAGAATTTTCCCTGGTATTCACAATGTTTCATGAATAGCTGCAACAATTGGCCCTGCCTTagtctgaaatatttaaaaaaaataaaatgcaatcaAATTACTTTTAACAATCTACTCAAATATTGAGCtaaattttttaatactttttaaGAATTTGacaactaaaataaaaaatcttaaaagcaaaaaaaaatcaatagaaaaAATAACCCTGAAAATTTATAGTTAGGCTCAATCTCCTACCAACATTTGGGAGGAACAAAGACTTGACTTAACCCCCcttgacccctgagagtgaccagcatttaaattctccttacaatattgcccctgaatcaaacattaaggtcaagagaacaaaggaaatgatcaactactaaagaagctctggattgttaaaaaaattctcctcaaCAACACGGAGGGGATTTATGAAGAATAGTATGTTAAGGTGCAAACAAAGGGTTTTAAAAGAGAATGGCATGATTTGACCCAAATGAAAGCAATGGCTCACCACAAATATGGCTACAGGTAG from Pocillopora verrucosa isolate sample1 chromosome 14, ASM3666991v2, whole genome shotgun sequence carries:
- the LOC131787254 gene encoding uncharacterized protein; the encoded protein is MAAARAALNFVEKAIKSHNVVVFSKTTCPFCIMAKQTLSEAGIQKMQVYEIETREDGADIQEALKCLTGRSTVPNVFIKGTSIGGGSETAELYQSGRLTEMLQEQGIIK